A region from the Bacteroidota bacterium genome encodes:
- a CDS encoding ferritin-like domain-containing protein: MDRRNFLKLSGTGTLGAGLLLAGCDILETDSRAADPSGDINLLKKVVEMEGVAVATYQFAAASGVLSTPVVIETAVAFMDSHRTHAVYINNVLQSLGGATVNWESVQKDPRAAGVSSESQVVSLATILEYEAAKAYFEHMFNSVLSTREAKKALADIYPIEAAHYLKYRELQGLSGITSTDLFTALGSP; encoded by the coding sequence ATGGACCGGAGAAATTTTTTAAAGTTATCTGGGACCGGTACGCTGGGAGCCGGGTTGCTGCTGGCCGGTTGTGATATTCTAGAAACCGATTCACGCGCTGCAGATCCATCGGGCGACATCAACTTATTAAAAAAAGTGGTTGAAATGGAAGGTGTTGCCGTTGCCACCTACCAGTTTGCCGCCGCATCGGGTGTTCTTTCCACACCAGTGGTTATTGAAACAGCTGTGGCGTTTATGGATAGTCACCGGACACATGCCGTTTACATCAACAATGTCCTTCAATCACTGGGCGGGGCCACGGTTAACTGGGAATCTGTACAAAAGGATCCGAGGGCGGCAGGCGTTTCAAGTGAATCTCAGGTTGTTTCTCTTGCAACGATTCTGGAATACGAAGCGGCCAAAGCATACTTCGAGCATATGTTCAATTCGGTTCTTTCCACCCGGGAGGCCAAAAAGGCTCTCGCCGATATTTATCCCATAGAGGCAGCCCATTACCTGAAGTATCGTGAGTTACAGGGGCTGAGCGGAATCACCTCGACGGACCTGTTTACTGCGTTGGGTTCTCCCTGA
- a CDS encoding glutamate--tRNA ligase, whose product MSVRVRFAPSPTGYLHVGGLRTALYNYLFAKKNGGKFILRIEDTDRTRFVPGAMENLVETLRWSGLDFDEGPGVGGPHGPYIQSERTALYQEMGRKLLEDGHAYKCFCTAERLDEMRLIQQKLGQPPRYDKLCEHLTPADIREKEAAGLPYVVRMKVPERPVRFTDLIRGLIEITPENIDDQVLLKSDGFPTYHLANVVDDHDMQITHVIRGEEWLPSTPKHILLYQYFGWQPPQFAHLPLLLNADRSKLSKRQGDVAVEDYRAKGYEKEALINFVAFLGWNPGEEREIFSLGDLASVFTLDRVGKAGAIFNIDKLNWMNQQHIRLKSGQQLLVPLKSRFLEAGYSAPDEYLIKVIDLLKDRVNFLHDFVQFSKPFFSDPDRYDEETIQKKWTPDTVLHLTGLKATFSAVSDFSHQQLEDALKVYAEQAGIKPGSLVQPLRIVISGESSGPALYTMMEMLGKATCLGRMDKALSAIKVAQVKP is encoded by the coding sequence ATGTCTGTCCGCGTTCGTTTTGCCCCCAGTCCCACCGGTTACCTCCATGTCGGAGGTCTCAGAACCGCACTTTACAATTATCTGTTTGCTAAGAAAAATGGCGGAAAATTTATCCTTCGGATTGAAGATACCGACCGTACCCGGTTTGTGCCGGGTGCCATGGAGAACCTGGTTGAAACCCTCCGTTGGTCCGGACTAGATTTCGATGAAGGTCCGGGAGTTGGTGGTCCGCATGGTCCCTACATTCAATCAGAACGGACGGCGCTTTATCAGGAAATGGGCCGGAAACTGTTGGAAGACGGACATGCCTACAAGTGTTTCTGTACCGCAGAACGGCTTGATGAAATGCGGCTGATTCAACAAAAACTCGGTCAGCCCCCCCGATATGACAAATTGTGTGAACATCTGACACCCGCCGATATCAGGGAAAAAGAAGCAGCGGGATTGCCTTATGTGGTCAGAATGAAAGTACCCGAACGCCCGGTCCGGTTTACCGATCTTATCCGCGGGCTGATCGAAATCACCCCGGAAAACATTGACGATCAGGTTCTTCTCAAGTCGGATGGGTTCCCCACGTACCATCTGGCCAACGTGGTGGATGATCATGACATGCAGATTACCCATGTGATTCGTGGAGAGGAGTGGTTACCGAGTACACCAAAGCATATTCTTTTATACCAGTATTTTGGATGGCAACCACCACAATTTGCTCATTTGCCGCTTTTACTGAATGCCGATCGCAGCAAACTTTCGAAACGTCAGGGTGATGTGGCCGTTGAAGATTACCGGGCCAAAGGGTATGAAAAAGAGGCCCTGATTAATTTTGTCGCCTTTTTGGGATGGAATCCCGGAGAGGAACGGGAGATTTTTTCGCTCGGTGATCTGGCTTCCGTTTTTACCCTTGACCGTGTGGGTAAAGCTGGTGCCATATTCAATATTGACAAGCTGAACTGGATGAACCAGCAGCACATCCGGCTAAAATCGGGACAGCAGTTGCTGGTACCTTTGAAATCACGTTTTCTGGAAGCAGGTTATTCTGCCCCGGATGAGTATCTGATCAAAGTGATCGACCTTCTGAAGGACCGGGTGAATTTTCTGCATGATTTTGTTCAGTTTTCCAAACCATTCTTCTCGGATCCCGATCGGTACGATGAGGAAACCATTCAGAAAAAATGGACCCCCGATACCGTGCTTCATCTGACCGGATTGAAAGCCACTTTTTCAGCGGTATCCGATTTTTCTCATCAGCAATTAGAAGATGCCTTGAAGGTCTATGCAGAACAGGCCGGAATTAAGCCGGGAAGTCTGGTACAGCCTCTCCGGATTGTTATTTCGGGAGAATCCTCAGGACCGGCACTTTACACCATGATGGAGATGCTTGGGAAAGCGACCTGTCTGGGCCGGATGGACAAGGCTTTGTCCGCCATCAAGGTGGCCCAGGTTAAACCCTGA